From a single Miscanthus floridulus cultivar M001 chromosome 8, ASM1932011v1, whole genome shotgun sequence genomic region:
- the LOC136473847 gene encoding heavy metal-associated isoprenylated plant protein 7-like produces MGEEEKAKEAAAPANKAKEAEEKKDEGGGGEEKKEEAPPLPPPPPEEVVLRVFMHCEGCARKVKKILKGFDGVEDVITDTKAHKVVVKGKKEAADPMKVVERVQKKTGRKVELLSPMPPPKEEKKEEEKKEEPEPPKPEKKEEPMVLAVVLKVHMHCEACAQVIKKRILKMKGVQSVEADLKASQVTVKGVFEEAKLADYVYRRTVKHAAIVKSEPVAAENVDDGNAKDDKKAAEGGEDKKDDGKEEKKDGGDVCGDEKEADKKKDDGNAGDEEKDKDPGAIANMYMHYPRFNHLSGYGYAYQYPPQLFSDENPNACSLM; encoded by the exons ATGGGCGAG gaggagaaggcgaaggaggcggCGGCCCCGGCCAACAAGGCCAAGGAGgcggaggagaagaaggacgaggggggaggaggggaggagaagaaggaggaggcccCGCctcttccgccgccgccgccggaggaggTGGTCCTGCGGGTCTTCATGCACTGCGAGGGCTGTGCGCGCAAGGTCAAGAAGATTCTCAAGGGATTTGATG GTGTTGAAGATGTTATTACAGATACAAAGGCACACAAGGTGGTCGTTAAGGGGAAAAAGGAAGCTGCTGACCCAATGAAGGTAGTGGAACGCGTGCAGAAGAAGACAGGCCGCAAGGTAGAGCTTCTCTCGCCAATGCCACCGccgaaagaagagaagaaggaagAGGAGAAAAAGGAAGAACCTGAGCCACCAAAACCTGAGAAGAAAGAGGAG CCCATGGTGCTCGCTGTGGTGCTCAAGGTGCATATGCATTGTGAGGCCTGTGCGCAGGTGATCAAGAAGAGAATCCTCAAGATGAAAG GAGTGCAGTCTGTAGAGGCAGACTTGAAGGCTTCTCAAGTCACTGTGAAGGGTGTGTTCGAGGAGGCCAAGCTGGCTGATTATGTGTATAGGCGCACTGTCAAGCACGCTGCTATCGTCAAGTCTGAACCAGTTGCAGCTGAGAATGTTGATGATGGAAATgccaaggatgacaagaaggcagcCGAAGGTGGGGAGGATAAGAAGGATGATGGCAAAGAGGAAAAGAAAGATGGTGGAGATGTCTGTGGAGACGAGAAAGAAGCGgataagaagaaggatgatgGCAATGCTGGTGATGAAGAAAAAGATAAAGACCCTGGCGCCATTGCTAACATGTATATGCACTACCCAAGGTTCAATCATCTGAGCGGATACGGTTATGCCTACCAGTACCCACCTCAGCTCTTCAGCGATGAGAACCCAAATGCCTGTTCTCTGATGTGA